A window of Companilactobacillus allii genomic DNA:
AATAGAAAGTTGGTCTTGAAATTGAGTAAAAAGGTCAGAACATTCACACGTAGATATATTATTAAAAATGAAATCTTTAGTGCCATAACTCATGGAATTGGTATTATCCTAGCAGTTATTGGATCAGTTTTTTTATTAATTAAGGGATTCAATAACGGTGATCCCTTAGAAATAACAGCATACTTCATTTATGCTTTCACTTTATTTTTCCTGTACTTAAGCTCGACGTTATTTCATAGTTTATATTTCACCAAGGCTAAGCACGTTTTCCAAATATTTGACCACAGTTCAATCTTTTTGATGATTGCTGGTACATATACCCCATTTTGTTTAATCGCACTCAGAGGGTCAGCATTTGGCATCATTATCTTATCAGTCATCTGGGTCCTAGCAATATTTGGAATACTTTGGAAAATATTCAATGTCGGTCGATTTAAGTTCTTTGAAACACTCTTATACATACTGATGGGTTGGGCAATTATTGTTGCCATGAAACCACTTTATGAAGCTATTGGAACAACTGGTATTTGGTTATTAGTTGCTGGTGGACTTGCATTCACAATTGGAGCATGTATTTACTTATTAAAGAATCTTAAATACGTCCACGTTATTTTTCATGTTTTTGTCATGATCGGCACAGCACTAATGTATTTCTCAGTATATTTTTACGTTAATTAATTTTCTTTTGATAAGTTTTGAAGGTGTATGGATAGATATTTTTATCGTCCATGACACCTTCTTTTTTTTCAACCAAAACAAATTTATCATAATCAATCCTTGGCATAACTGTATCCCCACCGAATTCGTGATCAATTCTAGTTAAATATAATCGATCCACATCATCTTTAAAAATTTCAAATATCGAACTACCACCAATGACCATGACTTCTTCATCAGGTTTTACATATTCACTTAATTGTGACTTATCAGTTATGAGTACTACTGAATTAGGTACCTTATAATTTTCATTTCTAGATAGGACAATATTCAGCCTATTTAAAAGTGGTCCATTTGGAAAACTTTCATAGGTTTTACGCCCCATTACTATGGGATGTCCCGTCGTGATATTTTTGAATCTCAACATATCATTAGGAAGACTCCATGGCAATTTGCCATCTTTTCCAATAATATGATTTTTATCTTCTGCCCAAACAAAACTAATCTTCATTTAATCAACTCCTAAACAGCCACTGGCGCTTTAATTGCTGGTTCTGGATCATATCCTGTAACTTTAATATCTTTCGTATCAAGATCAAACATACTTTTATCAGAGTTTATTTCTAATTGTGGACCTTCATGTACATCCCTTGAAAGTTGAGTCTTAACTTGATCAATATGATTGAGATAAATATGTGCGTCCCCTAAAGTATGTACAAAATCGCCAACTTCTAATCCAGTTTCTCTAGCGACCAAGTGAGTTAATAGCGCATAACTAGCAATGTTGAATGGTACACCTAAAAACAGATCACCACTTCTTTGATACAACTGACATGATAATTTACCGTCATTAACATAAAACTGGAACATTGTATGACAAGGAGGAAGTGCCATCGTTGGTACATCCTCTGGATTCCATGCACTTACGATCATACGTCTGGAATCGGGAGTAGTTTTTATTTGTTCAATAACATTTTCTATTTGATCAATGAAACCACCATCTCGTTTTTGCCAATGACGCCACTGTGAACCATAAACTAAACCAAGGTCACCATATTTGTCAGCAAAATCTTCATTTTCAAGAATATTCTTGTCAAAAGCTGACTTTTGAATTTTATACTCTTTAGCAAATTCTTCATCGACCAGACTTCTTCTTCCAAAATCTGTCATATCTGGTCCTGAATAATCAGTACTTTCGATATATTTTTTAAATGCCCATTCATCCCAAATATGGTTTTTGTGTTCCAACAAATAACGAATATTGGTATCTCCGTGTAAAAACCAAAGTAACTCGCTCTTAATCAAACCAAAGGGAACTTTCTTTGTAGTAAGGAGTGGAAATGATTTTGACAAATCAAATCTCATTTGATAGCCAAAAGTACTTATTGTACCAGTACCAGTACGGTCACTTTTTTTATGTCCATTATTTAACACATAATTCAATAAATCCAAATATTGTTGTTCATTAGTATTTGCCATATTCTTCTCCTAAAAATAAATTATTCAAACGATCCGAGATATTCCCAGCGCTCCATCATTTTATCAGCTTCAGCGTTTTTTTCATCCAATTGACGTTGAAAATCCATTAAATCTTGATATCCATTTGCATCATCAGCCAATTGATCGTTCAGTTTAGAAATTTCATCATCTAATTTTTCGATTTTAGGTTCCAATTTATCAAACTCTATTTTTTCAGCATACGTCAACTTTGTCTTTTCTTCTGGCTTTTTAGACTTAGTTACTGCTTGCTTCTTTTCTTTTTCTTCATGATGTTTAGCTTGTTGTTTTTCATTCATCTTTTGAAGATAACCAGAATAAGAATCATAACTCTCTTTAATTTGACCATTACCTGTAAAAATCAATAATTTGTCAGCGATTTTATCCAAGAAATATCTATCATGCGATACGGCCAAAACTGTACCCCTAAAGCTCTCTAAGTAATTCTCCAAAATCGTCAAAGTTTCAATATCCAAATTATTAGTTGGCTCATCAAGCAATAAAACGTTAGGTTGATTCATCAAAATTGATAACAAATATAAACGTCTCTTCTCACCACCAGATAGTTCACGAATAAAGGCACTTTGCATTTGATGATCAAATTTAAAAGTATCCAATAGTTGTGAAGCTGACATGCGTTCACCGTCAGTATTTCTGACGTTTTGGCCGATGCCTTCAAGATACATAATTACACGCTTATCAGGATCCATATCTTCAGTGTATTGAGTATAGTAACCTATTTTAACTGTTTGGCCAGTTTTAATGTTTCCTGAATCCAGTGGGATTTTCCCAGTTATCGTATTTAAAAATGTTGTTTTACCTGATCCATTAGCACCGGTAACACCTATTCTGTCACCCTTTGTTATTAGATAACTAAAATCATCAATAATTTTCTTGTTATCAAATTGCAAACTTGCATCTTTAATATCAAAAACATCATTTCCTAATCTTTGTTGTGCAATATCAATAGACATATCTTGTTGAACATCAGGTTTATCATTAAGATCCTCTTTTAGACCCTTGAACCTATCGATACGAGCTTGCTGTTTAGTTCCACGAGCTTTAACACCAGCACGCATCCAATCGAGTTCTTTTTTGTACATCTGTGTCTTATGATGTTGTTCAGATGCATATATCTCTTCATTATCAGATTTCTGTGATAGATACTTCTCATAATTACCGTCGTATTCAGTAACATTGCGATTTTCTAGTTCAAAAATCCTAGTTGCAACAGTATTCAAGAAGTAACGATCATGGGTAACAAATAATACTGAACCTTTGTACTTATTCAAATATCCTTCTAACCAATCAATTGCTTCATAATCCAAATGGTTAGTAGGTTCATCAAGAATTAATAAATCTGAATCAGAAATCAAAGTTTGTGCCAAGGCGACACGTCTTTGTTGACCACCGGATAAATCTGCAACTTTTTTGTTTAATTCAGTGATCCCTAATTTATTAAGAATGGATTTAACATCTGACTCCATTTGCCAAGCTTCAGCTGCATTCATTTGCTCCTGAAGTTTAAAAAAGTCATTTTGAATATTAGTATCTGTAGAATTGTTATTAAAATTCTCCAATGCACGTTCATATTTTCTAATTAATTGAAACTTCTCCCCACTACCAGCAAAGACAGAATCAATTACTGATAAATTTTCATCTAATTCTGGTTGCTGTGTTAAATAAGTTATCTTATAGTTCTTAGGCTTTTCTAAGCCAATAGAATTCAAATCTTCCGGATGTATTATTCCATCTAAGAGAGTTGTTTTACCAGCACCATTAAGTCCAAGAAGGCCAATACGGTCTCCTTCTCCAATAGTAAAGGTAACGTTTTTAAAAAGTGTTCTTTCACCAAATGATTTGTATGCATTTGTGATATTTAATGTTTTCAAATAATTTCACCACGTATTTCAGATTTGTCACATATAGTTATATATTATATCAAATGGCAACAAAAAACCGCTATCCAGAAAAGATAGCGATTCTTTATGTTTCTATAAATCTTTATTGTAGATATCAAAAACAGTATGATCTCTGTCAATTGAAATGTATAAATTACCAGTTTTGCTTGAGATTGTTGAAGTTTGATATACATTATCTAACCCTTCAGCATCCTTTTGCTTGAATGGGAAGAAGATCTGCATTGGTTCCTTATCCTCATCATCTTCAAAAACAAGATCACATTTTTCAATATCTTGATACTTAATTACACGGTTAAACATTCCGTCTGCCATGGCAGCTGTCGAAACATCTGTATCTTTAATGTAGTCGGCTTCGGGTAAAATTTCAATTCTGAATCTCTTGCATGGGTGAATCTCTTGCATACGTCCACCAGCAATACGTCCATAACTTGTAGTTACACGCGAAATCCATACGTCACTCATCTCACCGTGGTTCACTGTCCAAGTATCATCATTTCTAAAGTAGAATTTTAATTCTTTGAAAACATGTTTTGTCATATTACCACCCTTTCGAATACTTCATTACTTTATAAACCAATGATACCACAGCAAACTCATTTGCTTAACAAATATTCCCTCAATTTATCAAAATTGTTGTAAACGTTTCCTTCCACGACCTTATGCTCTAAATCGGACATGTACTTTCCGATTTCTGGACCCGGTTTAATGCCTAATATTTTGATGACATCATTACCAGTAATTGCCAGATCATGACTAGATTCTATTGGAATATTTACTACTTTTTGAGTTAATGTATCGTCATCAAATTCAATTCTAAATAGTTGACACAAACTTTTAACTCGGTCGAAATTACTTACACCTAAACAATAAATATCCCAGATATCAAAATTACCAGATTTGAATTGTTTGAGCATTTTGTCCGTCGCAACACTAATTTCACGTGACTTATTAGAAACTTTCCAATCACGTAGCATTTTGTTGAATTGATTTGGTTCTAGATCCATGACATATCCAATAGCCGTCCAGGCTGATTGCTCATCAACAAATGACTTATCGTCTAATTTTAATAATTTTTCCAAATTGCTCTTTTGATCATTAAAAGATGGACAATATTCGAATAAATCAAGATTTAAAAAGTCTGAGAAGCCAATCTGCCAAGACTTACCTAGCATCAACTTTATAAATTCTTCCCGAATCCTCTCTATAGCTATCTTATTAAGTAAATGTGCATTATCTTTGATTGCTATCGCCGTTTCAGCTTCGACAGTAAATCCTAATTGTGACTGAAATCTAACAGCACGCATCATACGTAGCGCATCTTCATGGAATCTCTCTTCTGCCTTACCAACAGCTCTAATAACTCTTTTATTAAGATCGGCCAATCCATCGAATTTATCAATAACTCTACCATTGCGATCCACAGCCAAGGCATTAATAGTAAAATCTCGACGCTTAAGGTCATCTTCTAAGGAACGTACGAAAGTAACTGAATCAGGTCTTCTGAAATCCTGATAACCTGATTCAGTTCTAAAAGTTGTTATTTCATATGAGTCTTCTTCAAATAATACTGTGACAGTCCCATGCTGAATACCGGTATCAATCGTACGATTAAAGATGGTTTTTATTTCTTCTGGATATGCACTTGTAGCAATATCCACATCATGGATCGGCAAGCCCAAAATGTGATCGCGCACACTTCCCCCAACAAAATAAGCTTCAAATCCTGCTTTTTCTATTTCCTCCAAAACTGGCAATGCCTTTTTGAAATCGGAAGGAAGTTGTTTAATACGCATGTAATTACCTCACAAAATTAGATTTGGTCCATTAAATCCTGCATTTCAGAATTATCAGGGTCTTGTTTCAAATACAATGTTAAAGCTGCTTTCAATGCATCCTTGTCACCGCTACTACGTAGGATTTCGATAACATCAGTCAAATAGTCCAAGTTATCTTTATAATCGTCTAATACCAAAAGAATATTCTCTTGTGCCTTTTTAATATCATCTGTTTCAAAATATGATTTAGCAAGATTCCAAGTTAATTTAGGATTTCCGTTGATATCAACGTCACTCAATAAGTCCAAATTATTCTTGTATTGACCTTGTGTAACATAAAAATCACTTAATCTAATAATCAATGGCAGCGGTGTTTCTACTGTTTTGATTCCTTTTTGAATAATCTTTAGTGCTTCATCAGGTTGCTCAGACACCCCCGCATCAAAAGCTATTTGATAAAGTCTTTCGTCCAATTCATTTAAATTAAGACCAAGTTGAGCATATTTAAAGGCATCATCATTCTTTTTAATATTCAAATAATCATCAGCTAAAATGGAATATGCAGTTGGATAATCATGATTTATTTCTAGCAACTTCTCCAAAGTTTGGATGGATTTATTATAATCCTTAACTTGATTATACAAAAATCCCAACTGATATTGGGCATCTTCATTCAATTCAATGGCATTTAATTTTTCAAATTCAGAGATTGCCTCTTCATATTGTCCATCTCCGGCCAAAGAACTAGCCTTACGGAGCACAATGGAGATTCCGGAGTAATTGTCTATCCCTGCATCTAAAAGCATGTCATAGTACACCAGAGCCTTACTGAACAGGTTCTCATCAAAATACAACTCAGCAATCGCAAATTTAAAAACATCTTCCTCTGGAAAAGTCCTTATTCCCGTCAATAGCTTCTGTTCACTGACTTCATATAATCCCTGAGATTGATATATGTCAGCTGAAACCAACAAGTTCTCTGCATAGGCTGGTGAATCTGAATCAATCTGGGAAATATAATCTAGTGCTTTATCTGAATCACCATCAGATACTGCTATTTCTGCCAACCTAGATAAAACCTGTCCTTCATCAGGATAAAACTGTAATAAATGTTCATAGATTATTTTGGCCTGAACCGATAGGCCTCGACTCATCAATGTCTCAGCTAGAGAAAATTGTGTTTGGTCGTCGTCTTGTTGTAATGATTCGTTAATCAAAGTATCTACATTTGAGAAATCTCCATCATCAATTGTATTCATCACTTCATCTGCTTTAGTCAAATCCTTACCTCCGTGTTATTAAAAGTAATACTGTATCTAAATATTTATAATTTGCATAAAAAAAGACGGTCATCCGACCGCCCCCAAGGTTAAAACTATTTAACTGAGTCCTTCAATGCCTTACCTGGCTTGAATGCTGGAACCTTACTTGCTGGGATCTTAATTTCTTCACCAGTTTGTGGGTTACGACCCTTACGAGCTGCACGTTGACGTACTTCAAAGTTACCAAAGCCAATTAATTGTACTTTGTTTCCTTCTGACAAGTTTTCTTGGATTGATTCAAAAACAGCATCAACTGCTGAAGTTGCATCTTTCTTTGTCAAACCTGTTTTAGTTGCAACACTATCGATAAGTTCTGCTTTATTTGCCATACGTAATACCTCCGGAGATTTATATAGTTTTTAGAACACATGAACGACGACTGTGTTCATCATTCCAATAATCAAAATACCATAGCAATAGGGATGTGACAAGCTTTTACGCTCTAAATTACAATAAAAGATGAATTTTCACATTTTTTAATAAATATAATTATAAAAGCGTTCATTTTACCGTCATTTAGGCCTACTTACGCTTTCTTGGTAAAATCTTAATTGGTGTCCCTTCAAAGTCAAAAGTTTCTCTTAATTGATTCTTTAAAAATCTTTCATATGAGAAATGCAATAATTCATTATCATTTACAAAAACAACAAAAGTTGGTGGTTGAACCGCAACTTGTGTCATGTAGTAAATTCTCAAACGTTTACCATTTACAACTGGTGTTGGAGCAATTGAAGTGGCACGTAACAATAGGTCATTAAGAACAGCTGACTGAATACGACGCTCACGATTATCATATACTCTTGAAACTAATTCAGGTATTTTGTCTAATCTTTGTCCTTTAACGGCCGAAGTAAATAGAATTGGTGAATATGATAAATATTGAAATTCTGTTCTGATTTGGTTTTCAAAGTCTGTCATTGTATGAGTATCTTTTTTCAAAGTATCCCACTTATTAACGACAATGATTACACCTTTACCAGCATTATGTGCATATCCAGCAACACGTTTATCCTGCTCACGAATACCCTCTTCGGCATTTAATACAACACAAACAACGTCAGATTTATCAATTGCACTCAAAGCACGTAAAACTGAATACTTCTCAGTATTCTCGTAGACCTTACCACGTTTTCTAATACCAGCAGTATCAATCATTGTAAAGTCTTTATCTAATTTTTCATCATGATATTTGGTATCAATTGCATCACGAGTTGTACCTTCCATATTGGAAACAATAACACGCTCATCACCCAAAATCGCATTAACCAATGAGGATTTACCAACATTTGGACGACCTATGAAACTAAACTTAATCGAGTTATCTTCTTCGTGAGTATCTTCCACTGGGAATGCCTCAACGATTTCGTCAAGTAAATCACCAATACCAGTACCTTGAGCACCAGAAATTGGATTTGGGTCACCAAATCCCAATGAATAGAAGTCATAAATACTTTCTCTTTGTTCAGGGTTATCAGCTTTATTTACAGCTAAAATAACTGGTTTCTTCGTACGATAAAGTATCTTCGCAACATCTTCGTCTTCTTTAGTCACACTGTTTTGACCATTAACAATAAAGACAATAACATCTGCTTCATCAATAGCAATTTCTGCTTGATTCTTAATTTGAATGGTCAATGGTTCTCCACTCATATCGATACCACCAGTATCGATCAAACGAAATTCTTTACCTAACCATCCAGCTCGCGCATAAATACGATCACGCGTAACACCGGGTGTATCTTCAACAATACTCAATCGTTCATTAATAATTCTATTAAAAATAGTTGATTTACCTACATTTGGACGCCCAACCAAAGCTACTACTGGAATTGCCATAAATTTACCTCCCTACATATCTACTTATTCTCATTTATAATTTTTGTTATTTTATCAACAACTTGTTCAATATTCATATTTGACGAATCTACTTCAATAGCATCATTAGCCTTAACTAGAGGTGAAATTTCTCGGTGTGAATCCTTGTAGTCGCGCGCAGCAATTTCTTCTTTTAATTTCTCTAATGGTGTATTGATTCCACGTTCAATATTCTCCTTATAACGCCTTTTAGCACGTACCAAAACACTAGCTATTAGGAAAATTTTTACGTCAGCATCTGGAAGAACAGTTGTACCAATATCTCTACCGTCCATGACGATATTAATATTGTTTGCCATATTGCGTTGCATTTCAACCAATTCTTCGCGAACTTTCTTGATTGCTGAAACTTGAGAGACATTATTAGTTATCTCTTCTGTTCTGATTTCATCCGAAATATCTTCATCATCAAGCATGACGTGTTGTCCATCTTCCTTGTTAACAAAAGAAATTCTATGTGAATTCATTAACTTCAAAATGCTGGAACTATCACCATAATCTACATTATGATTTTTTGCAAGCAATGTAACCGAACGGTACATCGCACCAGTATCACAATAAACAAAATTCAACTTTTTTGCAATCAATTTTGCAATTGTACTCTTTCCAGCTGATGCTGGTCCATCAATAGCTATTTGCATAATATGCATTTCTCCTTTTGCTTAACAAAAGGGTCTAGGACATAATTGTCTAAGACCCTTTTTATTACACTATTTAACTCTTATTTGTGTTCCAGGAGTTAATGTTGAAACTCCACTATTTAAACTCTGCAATTGAGCAGTGGTCAAATTATTGTTATAGGCAATTCTAAACCAATTATCACCAGGCTTAACTGTGTAATACGATGCAGCTGTACTGCTACTATTATCATCGGTCGATGTAGTTGAAGTAGAATTACTGCCTGTACTACCAGTAGTTGTTCCAGTTGTGGATCCTGTACCAGTTGTTGAATCCGAAGTTGTGGATTGTGAGTTAGTTGTGTCAGCATCAGTAGAATTATCTGCAGTTGAATTATTCGACGAAGTATTATTACTACTTGTTGAATCTGAAGTTGTGGAACTAGCTTCTTTTGCTGCAGCAGCCTTTTTAGCGGCGGCTACAGAAGCAGCTTTCTTTTCTGCTGCGGCTTTTTGATCAGCTTTTTCCTTGGCTGCTTTTTTTTCTGCAGCTTTCTTCTCTGCTGCCTTTTTCTTGGCTGCGGCTTTTTTCTTTGCAGCAGCCTTATCCTTACTTTCAGATGACTTTTCAGTTTGTGCACTATCTAAGTCACTACTCCCGCTACTACCACGAACCGCTTGGATAATAACTGGCATAAACATAATCACAATCAAAGCAATTACTAATGTAGCCACTAATGTGTGATTACCACGTTGCTTTTCTTTACTTACTGCACGAGAAACATGACCTGATTCATCTTCATCAGAATCAAAACTCTTCTCCCAAGGCTTCTCTTCAGCTTCATCATCAGCCTGTTCTTCGTCAGCTTGATTTAATTCTGGTTCAGTATCTGGTTCAACTTGTGATTGTTCACTTGTTGTGTCTGTATCAGGTTTTAAAGAATCACTATCATCAACTAAACCTGTTACTGGAGGAACTGAATCAATATTTTCATCTTCATTAGACTCTGATTGACTTAAATGATTTTGATTACTCTTACTTGCTTGTAAGTGATCATAATTTTGATTATCATCGTTATCTTTAACTTCAGAACTATCATCTTGAACACTTTTTGGTTCCACAGATTCTACGGGTTCTGCTGGTTGTGGTGTTGAGTAACCATCGTCACCTGGAGCCTCTTCAACATCATTTTTATTATCATCAAAACTATCCTGTCCATTGGACGGAATTAAATTGTACTTTTTTAAATCTTCAGGACTTACGGATCCTTGCATACCATCAGTTGTTTGAGGTACACGAGAACCACCAGAAGTATTGTTTTTGTTATTCTCGGCCATTAAAAACCAACCTCCTACTTTCTATCCTTTAAAGCATATCATAAAATTTTAAAATTTTTCTTTAAAGATTTATAAAATAGGCTTAAATCTGTCAGTTTAACAATTATTTAATAAAAAAATGACCTTTTAATCGTGGATAAACTACAAATACACCCGCAGAAATAATCAAAGCTTTTATGATATTGAATGGAATAACAGCTGTAACAACATATTTTGTCAAACTCATATTAAGTTGCATCCCTACAACATTCATATACAACGGCATAACTATGAAGTAATTCATTAAGGACATTACAAGTGTCATCGAAATAGTTCCCACAACGACCGCCATAATTTTCTTGTCCTTTTTCCAAAAATAACCAAATGGTAATAGCAATGAAATTCCTCCAACTATGTTAGCACCATTACCAATAACTCCGGCGACACCTGATCCAGTGATTAACCAGTGACAAACCGCCTTAATAACGGCTATCAAACTGCCCCCAATTGGACCATATGCTAATGTTCCAATAATAGTTACCACATCACTTAAATCTACTTTTAAAAATGGTAACCAGAATAAAACTGGAAATTCAAAAAACATAATGATAGCAGCCAGTGCGGAAAATATGGCTACTCCAATCATTGCGTGAAATTTGTACGTACTTCTTCCCATAAAATCAACCTTTCCCGCCGATTTCCAAAAGAAAAGAGGTCTATTTGAATATACCTAAATAGGGCATACGCAAACAGACCTCTCTGTTTTCTTTCATCTAGACTTTAACTATCGGTCTGGGAATCAAACCCAGTCGGCCAGCAAAATGCTGGGTCGCGGACTATACCGCCGGTCGGGAATCACACCCTGCCCTGAAAACCAACTTATTAAATTTTTCACTATTAATATATCAAACTAACGTCTATCTTTCAACTGTGCAACTTCAAGTCTTGTTAAATTTCTATATTTACCAGATACCAAACCATCTAATGTTAAGAAACCATATTTCTCACGAGCCAATTTCTCAACTGGATGACCAACGGCTGCAAACATATTCTTTACTTGATGATTATGTCCTTCATGAATCACCATTTTTACAAGTGAAGTATTCTTTTTAGTGTCCTTTGACATGATATGTACTTTAGCACGTGAAGTCGTATAATCCTTTAGTTTCAGACCATTCTCTAGCTTTTTAATTTCTTCAACTGTCAAAAAGCCTTGGACCTTTGCAATATATGTTTTTTCAACATGATATCTTGGGTGCATCAATAGATTGGCAAAATCACCATCATTAGTTAACAACAATAAGCCAGAAGTATCATAATCTAATCTTCCAATCGGATATACACGTTCATCAACATCTTCCAAAAGATCTGTAACAACTTTTCTATTCTTATCATCCTTAACAGCAGAAATAACACCACGGGGCTTATACATCAAGATATAGCGTTTCTTCTCACTATGAAGTGGCATTCCATCTACTTCAATTTTATCGCTATGATCTACTTTAATTCCCATTTCTCTAACTGTTTTACCGTTAACCACAACGTGTCCTTCAGAAATCATTTGTTCTGACTTCCTACGCGAAGCTACACCTGCGTCTGCCATAAATTTTTGTAATCTAATTTTTTCCATCAAAATCTCCTATGTTCTCAGTTTCATCATTTTCAAATTTTTCTATTTCAGGTAATTCTTTTAAATTCTTAATACCAAAATAATCAAAGAAATAATCCGTAACCACATATAGATTAGGATGTCCGGGAACATTCTTCTTCCCATCCTCCTTGATTAAATTCCTAGCTAGAAGTGTGTTGATACTTCCGGAACTTTGAACTCCACGTATATCATCAATCTCAATTCTAGTTATTGGTTGTCGGTACGCCACAATTGACAATACCTCTAACGCTGCTTGACTCAGCTTGGTTCCTAAGCCAGATTTGAAATACTTGGTTAATACGTCACTATATACGGATTTGGTAATCAATTTATATTGAGAATTAAAGTTAGCTAGCTTAATACCTGAATTTTCATCACTATCCAACTTAATCTCTAATTGTTCAATATTTTGTCTTAATGCTGCACTATCTATTTCAAGTAACTGTGCTAAATCGTGTTCCTTTATCCCTTGATCTCCAGCAACAAAAAGTAATGCCATAATTTTTGCTTGATACACTATTATTAATTCCTCAATTCAATTATTAATTCACTATCAAGATTTTCTTGAGTCGCCGTTATTTGTTGCTTACTCACCATTTCAAGTATAGCTATAAAATCAGTAACAACTTCCTCAATATTATCTTGTAACTTTAAAAGTGACTTAAACGTTGTTCTTTTAACACTTGATAATTTATCCAAAATATTTTCTGTAGCATCTTTTATTGACAAGACTTCATTTTG
This region includes:
- a CDS encoding ECF transporter S component, coding for MGRSTYKFHAMIGVAIFSALAAIIMFFEFPVLFWLPFLKVDLSDVVTIIGTLAYGPIGGSLIAVIKAVCHWLITGSGVAGVIGNGANIVGGISLLLPFGYFWKKDKKIMAVVVGTISMTLVMSLMNYFIVMPLYMNVVGMQLNMSLTKYVVTAVIPFNIIKALIISAGVFVVYPRLKGHFFIK
- a CDS encoding LysM peptidoglycan-binding domain-containing protein; the encoded protein is MAENNKNNTSGGSRVPQTTDGMQGSVSPEDLKKYNLIPSNGQDSFDDNKNDVEEAPGDDGYSTPQPAEPVESVEPKSVQDDSSEVKDNDDNQNYDHLQASKSNQNHLSQSESNEDENIDSVPPVTGLVDDSDSLKPDTDTTSEQSQVEPDTEPELNQADEEQADDEAEEKPWEKSFDSDEDESGHVSRAVSKEKQRGNHTLVATLVIALIVIMFMPVIIQAVRGSSGSSDLDSAQTEKSSESKDKAAAKKKAAAKKKAAEKKAAEKKAAKEKADQKAAAEKKAASVAAAKKAAAAKEASSTTSDSTSSNNTSSNNSTADNSTDADTTNSQSTTSDSTTGTGSTTGTTTGSTGSNSTSTTSTDDNSSSTAASYYTVKPGDNWFRIAYNNNLTTAQLQSLNSGVSTLTPGTQIRVK
- the scpB gene encoding SMC-Scp complex subunit ScpB, with amino-acid sequence MALLFVAGDQGIKEHDLAQLLEIDSAALRQNIEQLEIKLDSDENSGIKLANFNSQYKLITKSVYSDVLTKYFKSGLGTKLSQAALEVLSIVAYRQPITRIEIDDIRGVQSSGSINTLLARNLIKEDGKKNVPGHPNLYVVTDYFFDYFGIKNLKELPEIEKFENDETENIGDFDGKN
- the cmk gene encoding (d)CMP kinase gives rise to the protein MQIAIDGPASAGKSTIAKLIAKKLNFVYCDTGAMYRSVTLLAKNHNVDYGDSSSILKLMNSHRISFVNKEDGQHVMLDDEDISDEIRTEEITNNVSQVSAIKKVREELVEMQRNMANNINIVMDGRDIGTTVLPDADVKIFLIASVLVRAKRRYKENIERGINTPLEKLKEEIAARDYKDSHREISPLVKANDAIEVDSSNMNIEQVVDKITKIINENK
- the der gene encoding ribosome biogenesis GTPase Der; protein product: MAIPVVALVGRPNVGKSTIFNRIINERLSIVEDTPGVTRDRIYARAGWLGKEFRLIDTGGIDMSGEPLTIQIKNQAEIAIDEADVIVFIVNGQNSVTKEDEDVAKILYRTKKPVILAVNKADNPEQRESIYDFYSLGFGDPNPISGAQGTGIGDLLDEIVEAFPVEDTHEEDNSIKFSFIGRPNVGKSSLVNAILGDERVIVSNMEGTTRDAIDTKYHDEKLDKDFTMIDTAGIRKRGKVYENTEKYSVLRALSAIDKSDVVCVVLNAEEGIREQDKRVAGYAHNAGKGVIIVVNKWDTLKKDTHTMTDFENQIRTEFQYLSYSPILFTSAVKGQRLDKIPELVSRVYDNRERRIQSAVLNDLLLRATSIAPTPVVNGKRLRIYYMTQVAVQPPTFVVFVNDNELLHFSYERFLKNQLRETFDFEGTPIKILPRKRK
- a CDS encoding pseudouridine synthase, which gives rise to MEKIRLQKFMADAGVASRRKSEQMISEGHVVVNGKTVREMGIKVDHSDKIEVDGMPLHSEKKRYILMYKPRGVISAVKDDKNRKVVTDLLEDVDERVYPIGRLDYDTSGLLLLTNDGDFANLLMHPRYHVEKTYIAKVQGFLTVEEIKKLENGLKLKDYTTSRAKVHIMSKDTKKNTSLVKMVIHEGHNHQVKNMFAAVGHPVEKLAREKYGFLTLDGLVSGKYRNLTRLEVAQLKDRR